In the genome of Bosea sp. ANAM02, the window GCTGCTCTGGCAGGCCCCGACGTTGCTGAACCCGCATTTCGCCTCGGGCACCAAGGACCAGATCGCCTCGCGCATCTTCTACGAGCCGCTCGCCGGCTGGGACAAGGAAGGCAACCTGATCCCGCAGCTCGCCGCGGAAGTCCCGACCAAGGCCAATGGCGGCCTCTCCGCCGACGGCAAGACCGTAACCTGGAAGATCAAGCAGGGCGTGAAATGGCATGACGGCAAGCCGCTGACCGCCGACGACGTCGTCTTCACCTGGGAATACGCCGCCGATCCGGCGACGGCCGCCTACACCACCGGCTCCTACAAGGACATCAAGGTCGAGAAGGTCGACGCGCACACCGTCAAGGTGATCTTCGCCGAGGCCACGCCATTCTGGGCCGATCCCTATGTCGGCGTCGCCGGCATGATCATCCCGAAGCATGTCTTCGGCGAGTACAAGGGCGCGAAATCGCGCGAGGCTCCCGCGAACCTCAAGCCCGTCGGCACCGGCCCCTATAAGTTCGTCGAGTTCAAGCCGGGCGACATCCTGACCGGCGCCCGCAACGAAGACTACCATGTCAAGGTCCAGCCGCATTTCGACACGATCGAGGTCAAGGGCGGCGGCGACGCGGTCTCGGCGGCGCGTGCGGTCCTGCAGACCGGCGAATACGACTATGCCTGGAACCTCCAGGTCGAGGACGAGGTCCTCAAGCGCATGGAGACCGGCGGGCGCGGCAAGATCAGCGCCGTGGCCTCGGGCGATATCGAGTTCATCACCCTCAACACGACCGATCCGTGGACCGAGGTCGATGGCGAGCGCTCCAGCGTCAAGACCAAGCACCCGACCCTGTCGGACCCGGCCGTTCGCCAGGCGATCAACCTGCTGATCGACCGCGACTCGATCCAGAAGTTCATCTATGGCCGCGGCGGCGTCGCGACCGCGAGCTTCGTCAATGCGCCGGCACAGTTCAAGTCGCAGAAGCTCAAATACGAGTTCAACATCGAGAAGGCGAACAAGATCCTCGACGATGCGGGCTGGAAGAAGGGCTCGGACGGCGTCCGCGAGAAGGACGGCAAGAAGCTCAAGTATGTCTACCAGACCTCGATCAACGCCCCGCGCCAGAAGACCCAGGCCATCATCAAGCAGGCCTGCCAGCGCGCCGGCATCGATCTGGAGCTGAAGTCGGTGACGGCCTCGGTGTTCTTCTCGTCGGACGTCGCCAATCCCGACACCTACACGAAGCTGTACGCTGACATGGAGATGTACACGACGACGCAACCGCAGCCCGATCCGGAGCGCTTCCTCAACCAGTTCGTTTCCTGGGAGATCGCGACGAAGGAGAACAAGTGGCTGGGCCGCAACGTCTCGCGCTACTCCGATCCGGAGGCCGACAAGGCCTACAAGGCCGCGCAGAAGGAGCTCGACCCGGCCAAGCGCGCCGCGCTCCTGATCAAGGTCAACGAGATCTTCTGCGAGGCCAACGTTATCCTGCCCATCCTGTCGCGGACCCGTATCGCGGCCTCGCTGAACAACCTCTCGCACGACCATTCGGGCTGGGATGTCGACAGCTGGAACATCGCGGCCTGGTATCGTAGCTAATCCCCCAATCATCCGTCACGGCGGCTTCCCCCGCCGTGACGGGCATCATGCGCGCCGGCCCGCCTCCGCGGCTGCATCAGCAGCGGGGACGGGCCGGCCGTCATCAACACTGCTTCGCGGCCCCGCCGTGCGTACAGAGACCTTTTTATGGCGACATATCTCATCAGGCGGCTGCTCATCGCCATCCCCAGCCTGCTCGGGATCAGCGTGATCCTGTTCACGATCCTGGCGCTGGCGCCGGGCGATCCGTTCTCGGAAATGGCGACGAATCCGAACGTCCCGCCTGAAGTCCGCGAGGCGCTGCGCGCCAGCTTCGGCCTCAACGATCCGGTCATGGTGCGCTATCTGCGCTGGCTGTCGAATATGGCGCAGGGTGACTGGGGCTTCTCATTCGCCAGCCGCATCAATGTCGACGACCTGATCCTGCAGCGCCTGCCGACGACGCTGTTCGTGGTCGGCTCCTCGCAGATCCTGGCGCTGTGCATCGCACTCCCGGTCGGCATCTACGCGGCGACGCGCCCCTATTCGGTCTTCGACCAGATCGCCAACACGCTGGCCTTCATCGGCTTCTCCCTGCCGACCTTCTTCACCGGCCTGCTCTTCATCCTGGTGTTCTCGGTCACGCTGGACTGGTTCCCCTTCGTCTACCGCTCCGACATCGCCGCGACTGGCTGGCGCTGGTACTGGGAGATGTTCCGCCAGGCGATCATGCCGATCACTGTGCTCGGCCTGTTCCAGGCCGCCTCCTACACGCGCTATGTCCGTTCGGCCGTGCTCGACGTCATCCGGCTCGACTATGTCACCACGGCACGCGCCAAGGGCCTGAGCGAGCGCCGGGTCACGCTCCGGCACATCACGCGCAACGCGCTGATCCCGGTCGTGACGCTTGTCGCCCTGCAGATGCCCGCCGTGTTCGGCGGCGCCCTCGTCACCGAGCAGATCTTTCGCGTGCCGGGCATCGGCTCGCTGCTCATCGACGCGATCCTCGCCAACGACACGCCGGTCATCATGGCCGTGACCTTCGTGTTCTCCTGCCTGGTCGTCTTCTTCAACCTCATCGCGGATATTCTTTATGGCTGGCTCGACCCTCGCATCTCCTTCAGCTGATCCGGCTGCGGGCGCTGCCGCGAGCCCGGCCTCGGTCTCCCCGGGGCGGGAGACCTGGCGCCGCTTCCGCCGCCACCGCCTGGCCATGGCGAGCACCGTGGTGCTCGGCCTGCTGATCCTCGGCGTCATCGTCGGCCCCTGGCTGTGGCCGGTAGCGATCAACGAGATCGACTTCTCGGCGCAGCTCCAGGGTCCCTCCTGGGCGCATCCGCTCGGGACCGACGATCTCGGCCAGGACCTCCTCGCGCGCATGATGTATGGCGGGCGCATCTCGCTCGCGGTCGGCCTGGCGGCGATGGTGGTGGCGACGATCGTCGGCGTGCTCATCGGCGCGCTGGCCGGCATGTCGCGCAAATATGCCGACCCGTTCCTGATGTGGGTAACGGACCTGTTCCTGTCCCTGCCGCAGCTCCCGCTGCTGCTCCTGATCATCTACCTGTTCCGCGAGCAACTGAAGGCCGTGTTCGGCGTCGAGGGCGGCGTCTTCGTGCTGATCGTCATCGTCATCGGCGGCCTGCGCTGGATGCCGGTGGCGCGCCTTGTGCGCGCGCAGTTCCTCTCGCTGCGCGAGAAGGAATTCGTCGAGGCGGCCCGGGCACAGGGCGCGACCAAGATGCGCCAGATGTTCCGGCACATCCTGCCGAACGCTCTGGGGCCCGTCATCGTCGCCTCGACGATCGAGGTGTCCTCGGCGATCATCGCCGAATCGACGCTCTCCTTCCTCGGCCTCGGCTTCCCGCCGGACATCCCGACCTGGGGACGCCTGCTGTTCGACGCCAAGGACCAGCTCGACACCGCTCCGCACTGGGCCCTGTTCCCAGGCGCCGCGATCTTCCTTACCGTGCTCTCGATCAACTTCATCGGCGACGGCCTGCGCGATGCGCTCGATCCGCGTCGCGTCATCTGATCCCAGGGAAGGGCTAGATATGACCTCACCGATCCTGACCGTATCGAATCTCACCACCTCCTTCCGGGTGGAAGGCCAGTGGAAGTCGGTCGTCCGCAACATCTCCTTCGACATCAAGCCGAAGGAGACGCTCGCGGTCGTCGGCGAGTCCGGCTCCGGCAAGAGCGTGACCGCGCTGTCGATCATGCGCCTGACCCCGCCGCAATCGAGCAAGATCGAGGGCTCGATCAAGCTCAACGACAAGGAGCTGCTGACGCTGCCGGATGCGGAGATGCGCCATATCCGCGGCAACGAGATCGCGATGATCTTCCAGGAGCCGATGACCTCGCTGAACCCGGTGCTGACCATCGGTTTCCAGATCGCGGAAGCGCTGATCCTGCATCGCGGCCTGTCGCGCTCGGAGGCCGAGGCCGAGACCATCCGCCTGCTGGAGAAGGTCCGCATCCCCGCGGCGAAGTCGCGCTTCCACGAGTATCCGCACCGCTTCTCGGGCGGCATGCGTCAGCGCGTGATGATCGCGATGGCGCTGGCCTGCAAGCCGAAGCTGCTGATCGCCGACGAGCCGACCACCGCGCTCGACGTGACGATCCAGGCGCAGACGCTGGAGCTGATCAAGACGCTGCAGGAGGAAGAGGGCATGTCCGTCCTCTTCATCACCCACGACATGGGCGTCGTCGCCGAAATCGCCGACCGCACGGTCGTGATGTACAACGGTGACGAGGTCGAGACCGGCGCGACCGAGGACATCTTCGCCAACCCGAAGAAGCCCTATACGAAGGCGCTGATTTCGGCCGTGCCGAAGCTCGGCTCGATGATCGGCAAGGCGCGCCCGATGCGCTTTCCGGTCGTCGACCGCAATACCGGCGAGTCCGACGTGCCGGTCGAGGTGCCCGATACCGTCAAGGCGGCCGAGCGCCCGGTCCTCGAGGTCGCGGGCCTGACCACGCGCTTCGAGATCCGCGGCGGCCTGCTCTCCGCGGTCAAGGGCCGGGTGCACGCGGTCGAGAACGTCTCGTTCAGCCTGATGGCCGGCGAGACGCTGGCGCTGGTCGGCGAATCCGGCTGCGGCAAGTCGACGACCGGCCGCTCGGTGATGCGCCTGATCGAGCCGCTCGCGGGTTCGGTCCTGCTCGACGGCGTCGACGTGCTGAAGCTCAACCAGACCGACCTGCGCGAGCAGCGCAAGCGCATGCAGATGATCTTCCAGGATCCGTTCGCCTCGCTGAACCCGCGCATGAACGTGGGCACCGCCGTCGCCGAGCCGCTGCTGATCAACCACCTCGCCAGCCGCTCGGAAGCACGCGACAAGGTCGCCGATCTGCTCCAGCGCGTCGGCCTGCAGCCGGATATGGCGAACCGCTTCCCGCACGAGTTCTCGGGCGGCCAGCGCCAGCGCATCTGCATCGCGCGCGCGCTCGCGGTCGAGCCGCGCCTGATCGTGGCCGACGAGGCGGTCTCGGCGCTCGACGTCTCGGTGAAGGCGCAGGTGGTCAACCTGATGCTCGACCTGCAGGCGCGCATGGGCCTGGGCTATCTCTTCATCTCGCACGACATGGCGGTGGTGGAGCGCGTCAGCCATCGCGTCGCGGTGATGTATCTCGGCGAAATCGTCGAGATCGGCCCGCGCGAGGCGATCTTCCAGAACCCGCAGCACCCCTATACCAAGCGCCTGCTTGCGGCGGTCCCGATCGCCGATCCGGCGCGTCGCCTGCAGAAGCGCCCGGTCTCGAACGACGAGATCAAGAGCCCCGTCCGCCCGCCCGACTATGTGCCGCCGGTACGCCAGTATCGCGAGGTCTCGCCGGGCCATGCCGTAATGATCTGGGGCGAGGAATGGGAGAAGAAGGACCCGGCCGCCATCGCGGCCTGAGCCTGCCCTCCTCGAAACGATCAGCCCGCGGCGCCAGCCGCGGGCTTTTTTGTTGCGGAGCGCCATACCGGCCCTGGAGCCGGAAGCCGAAACCGTCGCGACGGCCCCGTCCCCAATGGCTTCCCGCCGCCCTGACGACCGGCCGAGAGGCCGCTCCCTCCGGAAACGCCGAAGACGTCATCGATCTTCTGCCAAGGGGCTGCGAGTCGGATCGTCAGAGCAATCGAACCGACATGCCGCCATCGACGATCATCGGGCTTCCCGTCATGAAACTTGATCGGTCCGACAGGAGGAAAAGCGCCGCCTGAGCGATCTCTTGCGCGCTCGCCATGCGTTTCATCGGATGAAGGTTCGCGACGAAGCTCATCACATCGGGATTTCCCTCGCCTCCCGCGGGGGTGATCGTGCCTCCCGGCATCAGCGCGGTCACGCGGATGCCTTCCGAGGCATGGTCCGATGCCAATGACTGCGCCAGCCCGTTCATGCCGGCCTTGGATGCCGCATAGGCCCCCATGCCCGGCAACCCGCCGTTGCTGAAGCCCACGAAGGACGAGGTGAACACGATCGAGCCGCCGCCGCGCTTCCTGATAGCGGGGATCTGTGCCTTCGCCGCCAGGAAGGCGGAGGTGAGATTGACGGATATCACATCGTCCCAGATTGCCTTCGCCATGTCGGGTACCGGCAACATCTCCCCCACGATGCCCGCGTTGTTGAACGCGCCGTCGAGACCTCCGAACTCCCGGACCGCCAGGTCGACCAGCGCCTCGGCGTAGCCCGCGTCCCGGACGTCACCCGCCAGGACAACCGCCCTGCCGTTAGCAGCCTGGATTCGAGCCGCCAGCGCCCCGAGCTCGGCGGACCGGCGGGCGCCCAGCACCACATTGGCCCCTTCCTTCGCGAACAGTTCCGCCCCCGCCGCGCCGATCCCGCTGCTGGCGCCCGTCACGACGACCGTCTTCCCTTCCAGTTCCACGGCACTTCTCCTCCAAAGACATGAGCCGCCCTTAGAGTTGAACCAGGCCCGGGCTGACACCCGTTTCCTGCCTCGCCAGGCAGAGGCCTGTCCGAGTTTCGACGGCATGACCGCCCTGAGCTTTGGAAGCCGATCGCCCCATGTCCTCGACCGGCCGGCCCGGATGCCGAAGCACCGACCGTGTATCCGGCGCAACGCCTCCACCGTTCGACCACACCGAACAGAGCGATCGAAACAATACGATAGACAGTTTATTCCTTCTCCGACTAGGTCAGCGGAGAAGAAGGTTCTCCTACGATCATGCACGCCCCCGCCCCCTCGCCTGCACCGACCAATTCCCTGTTGCAGAACGCAGGACGCATCCTGCCAGGCCTCGGCCTCTGTGCAGGCATCAGCGCCGTCGCCTTCGTGCTGGAACATATCGAAGCCCTCGCAACCGGTCGCGCCTGGCTGGAGGCGCTGGTGCTGGCGATCCTGATCGGCACGGCCATCCGCTCGATCTGGACGCCCTCCGAAATCTGGCGGCCTGGCATCGCCTTCTCCGCGAAGATGGTGCTGGAGATCGCCATCGTGCTGCTCGGAGCCTCCTTGAACGTGGCGATGATCATGGCCGCCGGACCGGCGCTGCTGATCGGAATCGCGGTGGTGGTGGCGCTGGCGCTCGTCGTCAGTTTCCTGCTGGGCCGTGCCCTGGGTTTGCCGAAGCGCATGGCGGTTCTGGTCGCCTGCGGCAATTCCATCTGCGGCAATTCGGCCATCGCCGCCGTCGCGCCGGTGATCGGCGCCGACGGCAAGGATGTCGCCGCCTCGATCGCCTTCACCGCAGTGCTGGGCGTTCTGGTGGTGCTCGGACTGCCCCTGCTCGTCCCGCTCCTGCACATGAGCGAGACGCAATACGGCGTCCTGGCAGGGCTGACGGTCTATGCCGTCCCGCAGGTGCTGGCCGCGACCGCTCCCGTTGCGGCCGCCAGCGTCCAGATCGGCACCCTCGTCAAGCTGGTGCGCGTGCTGATGCTCGGCCCCGTCGTGCTGACGCTCTCGATCCTGGGACACCGGTTACGGGACGACCGGGAAGCCGGCACCGGCGGCGCCAGCCCGGCTTCGCGACGCCTGGCCGTCAACAAGCTCGTGCCCTGGTTCATCATCGCCTTCCTCGGCATGGCGGCGCTGCGCAGCCACGGCCTCATCCCGGAGATGGCGCTCGCCCCCCTCGCCAAGACAGCGAGCGTGCTCACCATCATTTCGATGGCGGCGCTGGGGCTCGGGGTCGATGTCCGGGTCGTCGCCCGTGCCGGCGGGCGGGTCACCGCCGCTGTGACGCTATCCCTGATCGCCCTGACGGCCGTCAGCCTCGGCCTGATCCGCCTGCTCGGCATCGCCTGAGCGGCGTTCTGCCGCTGCTCAATCCGGAATCCGCTCCCAGTCCTTGAGCCAGGGCGCAGCCGAGGCGTCGCTGGGCGCGCGCCAGTCGCCGCGCGGCGAGAGCGAGCCGCCGGACGAGACCTTCGGACCATTCGGCACGGCCGAGCGCTTGAACTGGCTGGTCTCGAAGAAGCGCCGGATGAAGACGCCGAGCCAGCGCTTGATCGCCGGCAGATCATAGGCGACGCGCTTTCCCGCCTCCATGTTGGGCGGCCAGTCTCCGGCGCCGGCATCGCGCCAGGCGTGCTCGGAGAGGAAGGCGATCTTGCTGGGCCTGAAGCCGTAGCGCGTCGTGTAGAACAGGTTGAAATCCTGCAGCGCATAGGGGCCGACGAAATCCTCGGTCTTCTGCGCCGGCTTGTCGCCATCGCCCGGCACCAGCTCCGGCGATATCTCGGTTGCGAGGATGTCGAGCATGACATCCGATGCCTCGGCGCCGAAGCGGCCGGATTGCGCAACCCAGCGGATCAGGTGCTGGATCAGCGTCTTCGGCACCGAGCCGTTGACGTTGTAATGCGACATGTGATCGCCGACGCCGTAGGTGCACCAGCCGAGCGCCAGTTCCGAGAGGTCGCCGGTGCCCATCACCAGCGCATTGTGCCGGTTGGCGAGACGGAAGAGCACGGAGGTGCGCGCGCCGGCCTGCACATTCTCGAAGGTGATATCGTAGACGGGCTCGCCCTTGGCGAAGGGATGGCCGATATCGACCAGCATCTGCCGGCAGGCCGGCGTCATGTCGATCTCCTCGGCGCTGACGCCGAGCGCGCGCATCAGGCGCCAGGCATTGTCCTTGGTGTCCTTGCTCGTGGCGAAGGCCGGCAGCGTATAGGCGAGGATGTTTTCGCGGGGCAGGCCGAGCGCATCGAATGTATGGGCCGCGACGATCAGGGCCTGCGTCGAGTCGAGGCCGCCCGAGACCCCGATCACCACCTTGTCGAGCCATGTGCTCTCCAGCCGCTTGCGCAGGCCGTGCGACTGGATGTTGTAGGCCTCGAAGCAGAGCTCGTTCAGCCTGGCGTCGTCATTCGGCACGAAGGGGAAACGATCGACCTCGCGGACGAGACCGAGATCGCTGTCGCGATCGGGCTCCAGCGCGAATTCGATACGGCGGAAGCCGAGCCGGTCACGGTTGAGGTCGGCGCTGTCGCCGAAGGTGTTCTGGCGGATGCGGTCCATCGCCAACCGTTCGAGATCGATATCGGCGCGGATGAGCTGCGGCTCGGCGGCGAAACGCTCGGCCTCGGCCAGCAGGGCACCGTTCTCGTAGATCATCGCCTGCCCGTCCCAGGCGAGGTCGGTGGTCGATTCACCGGTGCCGGCGGCGGAATAGGCATAGGCCGCGATGCAGCGGCCGGAATGCGCCTTGCAGAGCGCGTGGCGCCAGTCCGACTTGCCGATGGTGACGTTGGAAGCCGAGAGATTGAGCAGGAGCGTCGCGCCGGCGAGCGCCGCATAGGACGAAGGCGGGATCGGCGTCCAGACGTCCTCGCAGATTTCCATATGGACCACGAGATCCGGGATATCGCTCGCCGCCAGCAGGATATCTGTGCCGAAGGGCACCTCCTGCCCGCAGAGATCGATATAGAGGGCGCTGGCCCGCTCGCCCGAGGCGAACTGGCGGCGCTCATAGAATTCGCGGTAGTTCGGCAGGTAGGTCTTGGGCACGGCGGCGAGAACACGACCGCGATGGATCGCAACGGCGCAGTTGAACAGCCGCCCCTCGACGCGCAGGGGCGCACCGACCACCGCGACGCAGCGCAGGTTGCGGCTTTCGTCGACGAGCCGGGCCAGCGCGTCGTCCACGGCATCGAGCAGAGCGTTTTGCTGGAGCAGATCGTCGATGGCGTAGGCGCTGATGCCGAGTTCGGGGAACAGGCAGAGCGAGGCGGAGCCCTCCTCCGCACGCCGCAGCATCGCAATGGTCTCGGCCATGTTGAAAATCGGGTCGGCCACCTTCAACCGCGGCGCGGCACAGGCGATCCGGACGAGACCGTGGGCATGGATATTGCGGAAACTCATCGAAACCCCGTCAGCACAGGTCTGGCAAACCTGCCGCTCCGTTTATCGCGCATCGGGCAGCGACACAGCAAGCCGGCTCGCCCGCTCCGGCGCAGAGACGACCGACGTAAGGTGCCGCCCCGTCAACCCGCCGGAATTCTGCCTAAAACTTGACCAATGGACACTCAAACCTAGGCGGCTCAGGTTGACATCGTTCTAACCGAACGGCAAAGCCTCCGTTGAATCTTGATTTCGCGCCATGTGCGCCCTTCCAGCGGAAAGCCGCTCATGTCAGCTTCGGCGTCTCCTCGCCCCGTCACCGGCTCCGGCCTTTCCGATCAGCTCGCACGCATCGCAGCCAAGACCTATCGGATCGGCATCATCGGTCTCGGCTATGTCGGTATCCCGCTGGCGCTGACGGCCTGCAAGGCGGGCTTCCAGGTCGTCGGGTTCGACATCGATGCCAAGCGCGTCGCCCAGATCAACCGCGGCGAGAGCTTCATCAAGCATATCCCCACCGAGGCGATCGCCGCCGCGATCAGGGAAGACCGCTTCCGCGCCACGACCGATTTCGACGAGCTGCGCGACGTCGACGCGATCATCATCGCCGTGCCGACGCCGCTGACCAAGCATCGCGAGCCGGACCTGAGCTATGTCGAGGCGACGGCCAAGGCGATCGCACCGCGCCTGCGCAAGGGTCATCTGGTCGTGCTTGAATCGACGACATGGCCCGGCACGACGGACGAGATCATGCGCCCGATCTTCGAGAAGACCGGCCTCAAGAGCGGCGTCGATTTCCACCTCGCCTTCTCGCCCGAGCGCGAGGACCCCGGCAACCCGGATTTCGGCACCTCGACCATCCCGAAGGTGGTCGGCGGCGACGGCGCGGATGCGCTGGAGCTGGCCAACGCGGTCTATGGCGCGCTCGTGGTCAAGACCGTGCCTGTCTCCTCCTCGGCCACGGCAGAGGCGGTCAAGCTGACCGAGAACATCTTCCGCGCCGTCAACATCGCGCTCGTGAACGAGCTCAAGGTGATCTACGGCAAGATGGGCATCGATGTCTGGGAGGTGATCGATGCCGCCAAGACCAAGCCCTTCGGCTTCATGCCGTTCTATCCGGGCCCTGGCCTCGGCGGGCACTGCATCCCGATCGACCCGTTCTACCTGACGTGGAAGGCACGCGAGTTCGACGTCACCACCCGCTTCATTGAGCTCGCCGGCCAGATCAACACGGCCATGCCGCATTGGGTGGTCGACCGCGTCGCCGAGGCGCTCGACCGCCAGCAGGGCCGCGGGCTCAACAGGGCGAAGATCCTGGTGATGGGCATCGCCTACAAGAAGAACATCGACGACATGCGCGAGAGCCCCTCGCTGCGCCTGATCGAGCTGCTCGAGGAGCGCGGCGCCACGGCCGATTATCACGACCCGCACGTCGCCGTGATCCCGCCGACCCGCGAGCATGCCAATCTGACCGGCCGCGTCTCGGCCACACTTTCGCCCGAGACGATCAAGGGCTATGACGCCGTGCTGATCGCGACAGACCATGACGCGGTCGACTACAAGGCGCTCGTCGCTGCGGCCCGCCTCGTCGTCGACACGCGCAATGCCTGCGCTAAGGCCGGCCTGACCGGCGACAATATCGTCAAGGCCTGAGCCGGGACGCCCCAGGGAAACGCCAGAGAACACATTATGACGTCATTCGCGCTGATCGGTGCCGCCGGCTATATCGCGCCGCGCCACATGAAGGCCATCAAGGCCGTGGGCGGCGACCTCAAGGTCGCGTTCGACCCCAACGATTCCGTGGGCATCATCGACAGCCATTTCCCGCAGGCGCATTTCTTCACCGAATTCGAGCGCTTCGACAGGCATGTCGACAAGCTGCGCCGCCGCGACGAGCGCATCGACTATGTCGCCATCTGCTCGCCGAACTACCTGCACGACGCCCATATCCGCTTCGGCCTGCGCGCCGGCAGCGACGTGATCTGCGAGAAGCCGCTCGTCCTCAACCCCTGGAACATCGACGGGCTGATCGAGATCGAGCGCGACTCCGGCCGCAAGGTCAATACCATCCTGCAATTGCGGCTGCACCCGGCGATCCAGGCGCTGAAGCAGCGCATCGCGACCTCCAACGAGCGCCATTCCGTCGACCTGACCTACATCACCTCGCGCGGGCGCTGGTATCACGCCTCCTGGAAGGGCGACGACGCCAAGTCCGGCGGTGTCGCCACCAATATCGGCGTGCATTTCTTCGACATGCTCGCCTATGTCTTCGGCCCGCTCAAGTCGCAGACCGCGAACCTGCGCGAGGGCGAACGCGCCGGCGGCCTGCTCTCCTATGAGAAGGCCGATGTGCGCTGGTTCCTCTCGGTTGATTCCAACGACCTGCCGGACAGCGTGAAGGGCCAGAAGACGACCTACCGCTCGATCACCATGGACGGCGAGGAGGTCGAGTTCTCCGAGGGTTTCACCGACCTGCACACCCGCAGCTACGAGGAGATCCTCGCCGGCAAGGGCTACGGCCTCGAGGATGTCCGTTTCTCGATCGAGGTCGTCTCGCAGTTCCGCAATTCGTCGGTGGTCACCGGCGGCGAGACGCATCCCTTCGTCGCCAAGTATCTCAAGGGCTGAAACGTGGCCGGCGCGTCGCAGATGCGGGAAGACCCGCGCTTTCCCGGCGCGCTCGTCCATGAGAGCGCCTATGTCGACGAGGGCGCCACCCTCGGCGCCGGCACCAGGATCTGGCATTTCGTGCATGTCCTCGGCCAGACCACGGTCGGCAAAGATTGCGTGCTCGGCCAGAACGTGATGGCCGGGCCGCGCGTGACGATCGGCGACGGCTGCAAGATCCAGAATAATGTCGCGCTCTATGACGGTGTCGAGCTGGAGGCGGACGTGTTCTGCGGCCCCTCCTGCGTCTTCACCAACGTCAACAACCCGCGCGCCTTCATGAACCGCAAGGCAGAGTTCCGCCGCACGCTGGTAAAGCAGGGCGCGAGCATCGGCGCCAATGCGACGATCGTCTGCGGACATACGCTCGGTGCGTATTGCTTCATTGCCGCCGGCGCGGTGGTGACCCGGGACGTGCCGGAC includes:
- a CDS encoding putative sulfate exporter family transporter; this translates as MHAPAPSPAPTNSLLQNAGRILPGLGLCAGISAVAFVLEHIEALATGRAWLEALVLAILIGTAIRSIWTPSEIWRPGIAFSAKMVLEIAIVLLGASLNVAMIMAAGPALLIGIAVVVALALVVSFLLGRALGLPKRMAVLVACGNSICGNSAIAAVAPVIGADGKDVAASIAFTAVLGVLVVLGLPLLVPLLHMSETQYGVLAGLTVYAVPQVLAATAPVAAASVQIGTLVKLVRVLMLGPVVLTLSILGHRLRDDREAGTGGASPASRRLAVNKLVPWFIIAFLGMAALRSHGLIPEMALAPLAKTASVLTIISMAALGLGVDVRVVARAGGRVTAAVTLSLIALTAVSLGLIRLLGIA
- a CDS encoding ABC transporter permease; the encoded protein is MATYLIRRLLIAIPSLLGISVILFTILALAPGDPFSEMATNPNVPPEVREALRASFGLNDPVMVRYLRWLSNMAQGDWGFSFASRINVDDLILQRLPTTLFVVGSSQILALCIALPVGIYAATRPYSVFDQIANTLAFIGFSLPTFFTGLLFILVFSVTLDWFPFVYRSDIAATGWRWYWEMFRQAIMPITVLGLFQAASYTRYVRSAVLDVIRLDYVTTARAKGLSERRVTLRHITRNALIPVVTLVALQMPAVFGGALVTEQIFRVPGIGSLLIDAILANDTPVIMAVTFVFSCLVVFFNLIADILYGWLDPRISFS
- a CDS encoding SDR family oxidoreductase, which gives rise to MELEGKTVVVTGASSGIGAAGAELFAKEGANVVLGARRSAELGALAARIQAANGRAVVLAGDVRDAGYAEALVDLAVREFGGLDGAFNNAGIVGEMLPVPDMAKAIWDDVISVNLTSAFLAAKAQIPAIRKRGGGSIVFTSSFVGFSNGGLPGMGAYAASKAGMNGLAQSLASDHASEGIRVTALMPGGTITPAGGEGNPDVMSFVANLHPMKRMASAQEIAQAALFLLSDRSSFMTGSPMIVDGGMSVRLL
- a CDS encoding ABC transporter ATP-binding protein, with product MTSPILTVSNLTTSFRVEGQWKSVVRNISFDIKPKETLAVVGESGSGKSVTALSIMRLTPPQSSKIEGSIKLNDKELLTLPDAEMRHIRGNEIAMIFQEPMTSLNPVLTIGFQIAEALILHRGLSRSEAEAETIRLLEKVRIPAAKSRFHEYPHRFSGGMRQRVMIAMALACKPKLLIADEPTTALDVTIQAQTLELIKTLQEEEGMSVLFITHDMGVVAEIADRTVVMYNGDEVETGATEDIFANPKKPYTKALISAVPKLGSMIGKARPMRFPVVDRNTGESDVPVEVPDTVKAAERPVLEVAGLTTRFEIRGGLLSAVKGRVHAVENVSFSLMAGETLALVGESGCGKSTTGRSVMRLIEPLAGSVLLDGVDVLKLNQTDLREQRKRMQMIFQDPFASLNPRMNVGTAVAEPLLINHLASRSEARDKVADLLQRVGLQPDMANRFPHEFSGGQRQRICIARALAVEPRLIVADEAVSALDVSVKAQVVNLMLDLQARMGLGYLFISHDMAVVERVSHRVAVMYLGEIVEIGPREAIFQNPQHPYTKRLLAAVPIADPARRLQKRPVSNDEIKSPVRPPDYVPPVRQYREVSPGHAVMIWGEEWEKKDPAAIAA
- a CDS encoding peptide ABC transporter substrate-binding protein, with protein sequence MKDQEIRGLVADVKEGTLSRRSFMQKMAAVGIAAPMATQILMWNDVALANATLPYKPTKAGGGGPLKMLLWQAPTLLNPHFASGTKDQIASRIFYEPLAGWDKEGNLIPQLAAEVPTKANGGLSADGKTVTWKIKQGVKWHDGKPLTADDVVFTWEYAADPATAAYTTGSYKDIKVEKVDAHTVKVIFAEATPFWADPYVGVAGMIIPKHVFGEYKGAKSREAPANLKPVGTGPYKFVEFKPGDILTGARNEDYHVKVQPHFDTIEVKGGGDAVSAARAVLQTGEYDYAWNLQVEDEVLKRMETGGRGKISAVASGDIEFITLNTTDPWTEVDGERSSVKTKHPTLSDPAVRQAINLLIDRDSIQKFIYGRGGVATASFVNAPAQFKSQKLKYEFNIEKANKILDDAGWKKGSDGVREKDGKKLKYVYQTSINAPRQKTQAIIKQACQRAGIDLELKSVTASVFFSSDVANPDTYTKLYADMEMYTTTQPQPDPERFLNQFVSWEIATKENKWLGRNVSRYSDPEADKAYKAAQKELDPAKRAALLIKVNEIFCEANVILPILSRTRIAASLNNLSHDHSGWDVDSWNIAAWYRS
- a CDS encoding ABC transporter permease; the protein is MAGSTLASPSADPAAGAAASPASVSPGRETWRRFRRHRLAMASTVVLGLLILGVIVGPWLWPVAINEIDFSAQLQGPSWAHPLGTDDLGQDLLARMMYGGRISLAVGLAAMVVATIVGVLIGALAGMSRKYADPFLMWVTDLFLSLPQLPLLLLIIYLFREQLKAVFGVEGGVFVLIVIVIGGLRWMPVARLVRAQFLSLREKEFVEAARAQGATKMRQMFRHILPNALGPVIVASTIEVSSAIIAESTLSFLGLGFPPDIPTWGRLLFDAKDQLDTAPHWALFPGAAIFLTVLSINFIGDGLRDALDPRRVI